One genomic region from Bubalus bubalis isolate 160015118507 breed Murrah chromosome 24, NDDB_SH_1, whole genome shotgun sequence encodes:
- the BHLHA15 gene encoding class A basic helix-loop-helix protein 15, producing the protein MKTKSRPPRRRAPPQDPEATPGERTPDRPPPGSGRPDATKALRSRTARAQGARAEGGRRRPGPGGRRESSVQRRLESNERERQRMHKLNNAFQALREVIPHVRADKKLSKIETLTLAKNYIKSLTATILTMSSGRLPGLDGPGPKLYQHYQQQQQAAGGTLVAAEAPPEGHLQKYSTQIHSFREGS; encoded by the coding sequence ATGAAGACCAAGAGCCGGCCACCCCGGCGCCGGGCACCTCCACAAGACCCAGAAGCCACCCCAGGGGAGCGGACGCCCGACAGGCCACCGCCGGGCTCAGGCAGGCCGGACGCGACCAAGGCTCTGAGAAGCCGGACGGCGCGGGCGCAGGGGGCGCGGGCGGAGGGCGGGCGCCGGCGGCCGGGGCCTGGGGGCCGGCGGGAAAGCAGCGTCCAGCGGCGGCTGGAGAGCAACGAGCGGGAGCGACAGCGCATGCACAAGCTGAACAACGCCTTCCAGGCGCTGCGCGAGGTCATCCCACACGTGCGTGCTGACAAGAAGCTCTCCAAGATCGAGACCCTCACACTGGCCAAGAACTACATCAAGTCGCTGACCGCCACCATCCTGACCATGTCCAGCGGCCGCCTCCCAGGCCTGGACGGGCCGGGTCCCAAGCTCTACCAGCactatcagcagcagcagcaggctgccgGGGGCACGCTTGTGGCCGCCGAGGCCCCGCCCGAGGGCCACCTGCAGAAATACTCCACTCAGATCCACAGCTTCCGTGAGGGCTCCTAG